A window of the Serinus canaria isolate serCan28SL12 chromosome 27, serCan2020, whole genome shotgun sequence genome harbors these coding sequences:
- the MPP2 gene encoding MAGUK p55 subfamily member 2 encodes MQQVLDNLMGLPGTPGVADLDLIFLRGIMESPIVRSLAKAHERLEERKLEAVRGDNLALVQEILRDIGRLARPEAQGAAAELARILREPHFQSLLETHDSVAAKSYDPPPSSPGPEASLGSQPVPPDAVRMVGIRKAAGENLGVTFRVERGELVIARILHGGMVAQQGLLHVGDVIREVNGREVGSDPRALQDSLRHASGSVVLKILPSYQEPHPPRQVFVKCHFDYDPATDSLIPCKEAGLKFMAGDLLQIVNQDDPNWWQACHVEGGSAGLVPSQLLEEKRKAFVKRDGEVAPSSGALCGSLSGKRKKRMMYLTTKNAEFDRHELLIYEEVARMPPFRRKTLVLIGAQGVGRRSLKNKLIMSDQARYGTTIPYTSRKPKESERDGQGYRFVSRGEMEADIKAGRYLEHGEYEGNLYGTRIDSIRAVVDAGKMCILDVNPQAVKVLRTAEFVPYVVFIEAPGPERLRAMNRAALESGVATKQLTEADAQRTVEESSRIQRGYGHYFDLSLTNDDLERTFGRLREAMEHLRVQPQWVPVTWVY; translated from the exons ATGCAGCAGGTCCTGGACAACCTGATGGGGCTCCCGGGGACCCCGGGGGTGGCGGACCTTGACCTCATCTTCCTCCGCGGTATCATGGAGAGCCCCATCGTCCGCTCCCTGGCCAAG GCGCACGAGCGGCTGGAGGAGCGGAAGCTGGAGGCGGTGCGCGGGGACAACCTGGCGCTGGTGCAGGAGATCCTGCGGGACATCGGGCGCCTGGCGCGGCCCGAGGCGCAGGGAGCGGCGGCGGAGCTGGCCCGGATCCTGCGGGAACCGCACTTCCAG TCGCTGCTGGAGACCCACGACTCGGTGGCTGCCAAGAGTTACGACCCCCCCCCGAGCAGCCCCGGCCCGGAGGCCTCGCTGGGGTCGCAGCCCGTGCCCCCCGACGCCGTGCGCATGGTGGGCATCCGCAAGGCAGCCGGGGAGAACCTG GGGGTGACGTTCCGGGTGGAGCGGGGGGAGCTGGTGATCGCCCGCATCCTGCACGGGGGGATGGTGGcgcagcaggggctgctgcacgTGGGGGACGTGATCCGCGAGGTGAACGGGAGAGAGGTGGGCAGCGACCCTCGGGCGCTGCAGGACAGCCTGCGCCACGCCAGCGGCAGCGTCGTGCTCAAGATCCTGCCCAGCTACCAGGAGCCCCACCCGCCCCGCCAG GTGTTTGTCAAGTGTCACTTCGACTACGACCCGGCCACCGACAGCCTCATCCCCTGCAAGGAGGCTGGGCTCAAGTTCATGGCCGGGGACCTGCTGCAGATCGTCAACCAGGATGACCCCAACTGGTGGCAG GCGTGCCACGTGGAGGGTGGCAGCGCGGGGCTGgtgcccagccagctgctggaggagaagcGCAAGGCTTTCGTCAAGCGGGACGGGGAGGTGGCTCCCTCCTCAG GGGCCCTTTGTGGCAGCCTCAGcgggaagaggaagaagagaatgaTGTACCTGACGACGAAGAACGCCG AGTTCGACCGGCACGAGCTGCTGATCTACGAGGAGGTGGCGCGGATGCCGCCGTTCCGCCGGAAAACGCTGGTACTGATCGGGGCTCAGGGCGTGGGGCGCCGCAGCCTCAAGAACAAGCTGATCATGTCCGACCAGGCGCGCTACGGCACCACCATCCCCT ACACGTCCCGGAAGCCGAAGGAGAGCGAGCGGGACGGGCAGGGCTACCGCTTCGTGTCGCGGGGCGAGATGGAGGCGGACATCAAGGCGGGTCGGTACCTGGAGCACGGCGAGTACGAGGGGAACCTGTACGGCACCAGGATCGACTCCATCCGCGCCGTGGTGGACGCGGGCAAGATGTGCATCCTGGACGTGAACCCGCAG GCCGTCAAGGTGCTGAGGACGGCGGAGTTCGTGCCCTACGTGGTGTTCATCGAAGCCCCCGGGCCCGAGAGGCTGCGAGCCATGAACAGGGCGGCCCTGGAGAGCGGCGTGGCCACCAAACAGCTCACG gaggcagaCGCCCAGCGCACGGTGGAGGAGAGCAGCCGCATCCAGCGTGGCTACGGGCACTACTTCGACCTGAGCCTGACCAACGATGACCTGGAGCGCACCTTCGGGCGGCTGCGGGAGGCCATGGAGCACCTGCGCGTGCAGCCCCAGTGGGTCCCCGTCACCTGGGTCTATTAG
- the LOC127060863 gene encoding pancreatic hormone-like, which translates to MSPHRPPLLLVACAVVALLPLRPCAAPVQPAYPGDDAPVEDLLRFYNDLQQYLNVVTRPRYGKRAGGRALGQEPLGAPGC; encoded by the exons ATGTCCCCGCACCGGCCGCCGCTGCTGTTGGTGGCCTGCGCTGTGGTGGCGCTGCTGCCGCTGCGGCCCTGCGCGGCCCCGGTGCAGCCCGCCTACCCCGGCGACGACGCGCCCGTGGAGGACCTGCTGCGCTTCTACAACGACCTGCAGCAGTACCTGAACGTCGTCACGCGCCCGCG GTATGGCAAGCGGGCAGGTGGGCGAGCGCTGGGCCAGGAGCCCCTGGgagccccaggctgctga
- the LOC127060862 gene encoding peptide YY-like, with protein sequence MVTPPRPWRALVAVSLCALLCLAGAYPPKPESPGDDASPEEMARYFSALRHYINLVTRQRYGKRASPGAAVTELLLGAGSDRSRYDDDSSW encoded by the exons ATGGTGACGCCCCCGCGGCCGTGGCGCGCGCTGGTGGCCgtgtccctctgtgccctgctgtgcctggcgGGCGCGTACCCCCCTAAACCCGAGAGCCCCGGCGACGACGCGTCCCCCGAGGAGATGGCCCGGTACTTCTCGGCCCTCCGCCACTACATCAACCTGGTCACGCGGCAGAG GTACGGGAAACGCGCCAGCCCCGGCGCCGCGGTGacggagctgctcctgggggccGGCAGTGACAGGTCACG GTACGATGACGACTCCTCGTGGTga
- the TMEM101 gene encoding transmembrane protein 101, with product LALQLLFLLYGLLALAFLSGYYVRTAAQVLAVLLPLAILLIDGNLGYWHALRRVEFWNQMKLIGQNVGIFGAVVILATDG from the coding sequence ttggccctgcagctgctcttcctgctctacgggctgctggccctggcctTCCTCTCGGGTTACTACGTGCGCACGGCGGCGCAGGTGCTGGCcgtgctgctgcccctggccaTCCTGCTCATCGATGGCAACCTGGGCTACTGGCACGCCCTGCGCCGCGTCGAGTTCTGGAACCAGATGAAGCTCATCGGCCAGAACGTCGGCATCTTCGGGGCCGTGGTCATCCTGGCCACGGATGGATGA
- the LSM12 gene encoding protein LSM12 — MAAPGEYFSVGSQVSCRTCQEQRLQGEVVAFDYPSKMLALKCPSSSGKPNHADILLVNLQYVSEVEIINDRTETPPPLASLNVSKLANKARTEKEEKMSQAYAISAGVSLEGQQLFQTIHKTIKDCKWQEKNIVVMEEVVIAPPYQVENCKGKEGSALSHVRKIVSVGWGHWEGGTSWEGGTCWGTARSLSWHPLPSPDPPDTLFESCVQNGEQGLGTLEGLGGCHLPGDTFPYLAFSHSWGSPALPGILQSLLGFSSPSFLGLHLLQRSPAPPGVLQPLLGLPSPSWHSPVPPGVLHSLLSWPPPPPGVLQPFLTAPCGVLQPLFPWPPPSSEAPQPLQSLLSCTPAPPGVLQPLFAWPPVPPGVLQPFLAFSSPSCGSPAPLSLASSLF; from the exons ATGGCGGCGCCGGGCGAGTACTTCAGCGTGGGCAGCCAGGTGTCCTGCCGCACCTGCCAGGAGCAGCGCCTCCAGGGCGAGGTCGTCGCCTTCGACTACCCCAGCAAGATGCTGGCGCTCA AATGCCCCTCTTCCAGTGGCAAGCCCAACCACGCAGACATCCTGCTCGTAAACTTACAGTACGTGTCAGAAGTGGAAATAATCAATGACCGCACGGAAACGCCTCCCCCTTTAGCCTCCCTCAACGTCAGCAAG CTTGCCAACAAAGCACGGAcggagaaggaggagaagatgaGCCAGGCGTATGCAATTAGTGCTGGTGTCTCTctggaggggcagcagctcttccagacCATCCATAAGAC CATTAAGGACTGTAAATGGCAGGAGAAGAACATAGTTGTGATGGAAGAAGTCGTCATTGCCCCTCCATACCAGGTGGAGAACTGTAAAGGCAAAGAGGGGAGCGCCCTGAGCCACGTACGCAAAATAGTGAgtgtgggctggggacactgggagggtGGCACGTCCTGGGAGGGTGGCACCTGCTGGGGGACAGCCAGGAGTCTCTCCTGGcatccccttccctctccagaTCCCCCTGACACCCTTTTTGAGTCGTGTGTTCAGAATGGTGAGCAGGGGTTGGGGACGCTGGAAGGACTGGGTgggtgtcacctccctggggacacctttCCTTACTTGGCCTTCAGCCACTCCTGgggctccccagcccttcctggcatTCTCCAGTCCCTCCTGGggttctccagcccctcctttCTTGgcctccacctcctccagcgttctccagctcctcctggtgttctccagccactcctggggctccccagcccttcctggcatTCTCCAGTCCCTCCTGGTGTTCTCCATTCCCTCCTTTCTTGGCCTCCACCTCCTCCAGGGgttctccagcccttcctgacAGCCCCTTGTGGGGTTCTCCAGCCCCTCTTTCCTTGGCCTCCACCCTCTTCTGaggctccccagcccctccagtcCCTTCTTTCTTGCACTCCAGCGCCTCCTGGGGTTCTCCAGCCCCTCTTTGCTTGGCCTCCAGTTCCTCCAGGGGTTCTCCAACCCTTCCTGGCCTTCTCCAGTCCCTCCTGTGGTTCTCCAGCCCCTCTTTCCTTGGCCTCCAGCCTCTTCTGA
- the G6PC3 gene encoding glucose-6-phosphatase 3 — protein MEPPPQPSAMDALHEAGIHAAVALQAGPPWLEQFWLLLTSQLDPNSIYTVCFPLARGLDEHVSLMVLWIALVAEWLNVVLKWFLFGERPYWWIHESGLSEREQLPLRQFPATCETGPGSPSGHCMILGAALWPIVTALSKAMSRYTRSRLLKLIPFLLYILLLVAMGLSRIFVLAHFPHQVISGSLAGMALGWGLQRWPPNFLKVRFFLLTALGLLLSALALHGLATAAGLDLDWSLRRASARCSEPSWLRPETRPWSSLCRVSSSALGLALAARHPLSRRAAEELQVLEPPLGSATLGLLALDMLHKLPKSGDSALWYLNVGARYTLGPVLVGSLLPQLILTLRRLRATP, from the exons ATGGAGCCCCCCCCTCAG cccagtgccatgGATGCCCTGCACGAGGCTGGCATCCACGCCGCCGtggccctgcaggctgggcCGCCCTGGCTGGAGCAGTTCTGGCTCCTGCTGACCTCCCAGCTGGACCCCAACTCCATCTACACCGTCTGCTTCCCGCTGGCCCGCGGCCTGGACGAGCACGTGTCCCTCATGGTCCTCTGGATCGCCCTGGTGGCCGAGTGGCTCAACGTGGTCCTCAAGTG GTTCCTGTTCGGGGAACGCCCGTACTGGTGGATCCACGAGTCGGGGCTGTCTGAGcgggagcagctccctctgcgCCAGTTCCCCGCCACCTGTGAGACAGGACCGG GGAGCCCCTCGGGCCACTGCATGATCCTGGGGGCGGCCCTGTGGCCGATTGTCACCGCCCTGAGCAAGGCGATGTCCAGGTACACCCGCAG CCGGCTGCTGAAGCTGATCCCGTTCCTGCTCTACATCCTCCTGCTGGTGGCCATGGGGCTCTCCCGCATCTTCGTGCTGGCCCACTTCCCCCACCAGGTGATCTCCGGCTCCCTGGCAG GgatggctctgggctgggggctgcagcgCTGGCCCCCCAACTTCCTCAAGGTTCGTTTCTTCCTGCTGAcggctctggggctgctcctgagcGCGCTGGCCCTGCACGGGCTGGCCACGGCCGCGGGGCTGGACCTGGACTG GTCCCTCCGCCGGGCCAGCGCCCGCTGCTCGGAGCCGTCCTGGCTGCGGCCGGAGACTCGGCCCTGGTCCTCGCTGTGCCGGGTGAGCAGCAGCgccctggggctggccctggctgccCGGCACCCCCTGAGCCGCCGAGCCGccgaggagctgcaggtgctggagccTCCCCTGGGCAGCGCCAcgctggggctgctggccctggacatGCTGCACAAACTGCCCAAGAGCGGCGACTCCGCCCTGTGGTACCTGAACGTGGGTGCTCGCTACACCCTGGGGCCCGTGCTGGtgggctccctcctgccccagctcatCCTCACCCTCCGGCGGCTCCGGGCAACCCCCTAG
- the HDAC5 gene encoding histone deacetylase 5, which translates to MPIANEFSPDLVLVSAGFDAVEGHLSPLGGYSVTAKCFGHLTKQLMMLAGGRVVLALEGGHDLTAICDASEACVTALLGLELEPLDPALLQQKPNVNAVATLEKVIEIQSRHWGSVRRFATAVGRSLLEAQRGDTEEAETVTAMALLSVGAERGGAEPQARPAEEPMEAEPTL; encoded by the exons ATGCCCATCGCCAACGAGTTCTCCCCGGACCTGGTGCTGGTCTCCGCTGGCTTCGACGCCGTCGAGGGCCACCTGTCCCCGCTCGGTGGCTACTCCGTCACCGCCAAGT GTTTCGGGCACCTGACGAAGCAGCTGATGATGCTGGCGGGGGGCCGGGTGGTGCTGGCGCTGGAGGGGGGACACGACCTGACGGCCATCTGCGACGCCTCCGAGGCCTGTGTCACCGCCCTGCTCGGCCTCGAG ctggagcccctggacccggccctgctgcagcagaagccCAACGTGAACGCGGTGGCCACGCTGGAGAAGGTCATCGAGATCCAGA GCCGGCACTGGGGCTCTGTCCGGCGCTTTGCCACCGCCGTGGGCCGCTCCCTGCTGGAGGCGCAGCGTGGGGACACCGAGGAGGCCGAGACGGTGACAGCCATGGCCCTGCTGTCCGTGGGTGCCGAGCGTGGCGGGGCGGAGCCACAGGCCAG gccAGCAGAGGAGCCCATGGAGGCCGAGCCCACGCTCTGA